ccacacacacacacacacacacacacacacacaaaggttcTTCGTCAATCATTCACTCTAGACTCTAGGCCTAGGATAATATTGTAAGGGTAAGAAACTTTCATATAACCTGGGAATTTGTCAGTCTTCATTAAGCCATGTCCCACAGCCTAAAGTATATTCATGGTACTCAaatcaatttcattcttttctatcgTGATTGCTACCAACCTGAATGAAGTTCTTATCATATTGTTCTAGAAAAATTTTATAATCTCCTAAAAGGTCTTCATTTTTTCCAGTCATTGTCTCAACCCATTTTCCTCATTGCAGCCACAATGATCATTATAAAATGCAAACCTGATTGAGTCATCCCTGTGCATAAAACTTTCAttgtcttcctcttgtttttacGGTAAAATTGAGAATCCTTAGCACGCCCTACTCACCCCTGCATGCTGCCATCCCACCCTTACTCAGACTCTCTTCACTTCACTCTCTGTACTCTAGCCCACCAAATGGACTTCCTTCAGTTCTTTGAATGTATGAAGCCCCTTCCTATCTTAAGATCCACACATGTTCACACATCTTATTCTCTCTCCCTGGAACATCAGGGAGAATGAAACAAAGAGTGCAAGGGATATATAGAATAAGAGAAAGGTAATTCACAAAGCTTTGCTTTGCCATCCTGGAGCTTGCACGGATCTGGCACAATCagctttgttttgtgttttttcactTTTAGGAGAATAACTGTGATCTCAATGTAGAGGATGCATTGGACCCGTTAATTAAAATCTATTGCCTTGAAAATGCAGGTGGAAACTGTTGAAACTGTTGAAATTGGAAATGATAAGAGCCTGAACAACGATATTTATTACAGTTTAAGGAAGAGGAATGGAGAGAGGCAGCCCAGATATTTGCCTCTATGAAGTTCCTagattaaaaagaaggaaatggtgagaaaagaaagaaggtatAAATACTTTACAGATAGTAAATCACAAAAGGAGAACATCAATTCAATCAAGTTCAGcgtgtatttattgagtgcctccaGAGCAATTTTCATCCTGTGCAAGGTAAGAAATGAAGGAAGCAATCATATTTTTTAAGGAGGAATTATTTGGATTTCTcccactaaaatattttatatccattttaataatttcattttcaatatcACCAGTAGCATAATctctaaaaaatgtaaattattatttgtaaCAACAGACTTCTTCCTTTAACAAGGACGTGTGATATCTGAAAGTCCAGCATATTTGAATCTAGCTCTGTGTTCCTGCCTAAACTCTGGGTAAGCTCCCAAGTACCTAGCATCAGATATAaagctatttttgttttcaggatACTCTGTGATGAAGATTTAAGGAAACCTCATGCTAGTTAATAAAACAATAGCAGGCATAGGTTATTCTTTATGGAGAGAGAATATTCTACAAGCAATACAATGTTTAAATATCTGTGGACTTGATTATTGCAATGTTGAACTTTTCACATTTCTGTTTGACCACTTGTCCTCTGTGTCAATTCTTGTGAATACAATGCACTACTATTTGTTGTATTCATAGGACATCCACCTTGTTATAGTGACCCTTCTGTAGAATATTGACAGCAATCATTAAATTTCCAATTGGAGATACTTTCATGTGGAATTTCTGAAGCTCTCATGggagttttcccttttttaatcactccctatttgaaaataaactatTACCCCCAGTTACACTGTAGAAGATCAGTAGCAGCAAGGAGCAGAAGGGGATCCCTTTCCAATTCATCAAGTTCTAAGTAACCTCCCTAAAATCCAAGTGCACACAAAATACATCATGCTTACTAGTTTCGTTAGAATTGAGGAATTTCCATTATGTGTGGTTACTCTTCCCTATTAAAACCTGATAAAATGTCTGATTCCAGTGGAAGAAAATTTCATGTCAGTTATGAGAAAGGGATCAATTATTTGCACTCTTCCTTTCCTATTCTGACACCATCTCTGCAAACAATTTCAGCACAATCAAGCAACCTTTACCCTTAGAGAACCAAGGACATGGTCTCGAATTTTCTTGGTCCTAATACCATAAACAATGGGGTTAAGAAAAGGTGGTACCAGAAGGTACATATTGGCAACGaagatatgaatttggggggccaCGTTGTGACCAAAGCGGTGAGTGAGGAAGGTAAAGACAGCTGTGGAGTATAAAACGAGGATAACACAGACATGGGAGCCACATGTGCCTAGAGCTTTAAGACTTGCTTCACGTGACGGAAGACGAAAGACTGCATGGAGGATTAGGACATAAGAGAGAGCGATGAAAAAGCCATCACAGGAACCAATGACAGAGGCCACACTGAGGCTGTAACGCTTGGTGGCTCTTGTGTCCACACATGCCAGCTTCACTACAGCCATGAACTCACAGTAGGTGTGGGCAATGATGTTAGTCCTGCAGTAGGGCAGCTGCCTGAGCAGGATGGGATGTGGAGTAAAGAAACCCACTCCTCGGAGTACCACAGAAGCTCCCATTTTGACAATGCGAGCATGGGTGAGAATGGTGGTATGGCGCAGTGGATGACAAATGGCCACATAACGATCAATGGCCATGGACAAAAAGAAGCCTGATTCCATAGCAGTAAAGCTATGGATGAAGAACATTTGGGTCAGACAGGCATCAAAGGCAATGTCATGGGCTCCAAACCAGAAGAGACAGAGCATGCGGGGCAGTGTAGATGTGGAGAGGACCAGATCAGTGACTGAGAGCATGCACAGAAAGAGGAACATGGGCTCATGGAGGCTTCGCTCTGTCCTCACCACGGCCAGGATGGTCACGTTCCCCACCACAGCCACCAGGTACATGGAACAAAAGGGAATCCCAATCCAGGCATGAAGGTGCTCTAGTCCTGGGATGCCCATCAGCAAGAAGGTGTTTGGAGATATTTGAGATTTATTGGTTGGTCCCATTGTGCTTCTGCTCTCTGTCTTTTGTGGATGGAATCCTCTTTTTTAGGGCAAAAGTTTTCTGTCGAGATCATCACAACCAAATCTgacaacaaatgaaaaacaaatctggAAGCCCCCAAAACATCATGTGAAAAAACATTCAAAGTTGTAATGTAGAGTGAAAAAAGACTTAGTAACACTAGGCAAAAACTatgcaaatacacacaaaataagtACTGTAAATCAAGTCATGAATCTCATgaatttgttaaaaacaaaacaaaacaaaaaaagaacttgtTAAAATCTATTTACAATACAATTCAACACCACTTTTTGAATTCACAATTTGAGTTAATCATTAGGCCAAATTAGGTTTTGGCAGAAACGTCGGCTATTATAAGTGGAATGGATCTTAGAATTCATTTAGCCCAAACTTCCTTCTTAATGTCAtcctgaaatataatttttaggtAATGCCTGAGTCCTCTCAAGTATGGTACCTCATTTCTTAGACAATCTATTACGTGTTTTTCTAGTACTGTCACAGAACCCATCCCCAGGAGCTGTGAGACAGTGCTGAACCTTCCTATGGAGGTCTACAGACTCACCTGTCTTCTGCATAGAAATCTGCACAAAGTCTGAGGTTTAACAAGTTATGCTTCTACTAAGTTCTCTCTTTTGCAGTGAAACTTTCTCAGCTGATATACCCACTTATTATAAACCTAGTTTTCAAAAATCCGAATTTTCTACTTCAACCATTCTGTACATTCTGTGCCCTCTTCTTATTACTTGTATCTGAACACATTAGTCCCTTCAGACATCCATACACTTTGTGTCTCTTTTGAATTACACACTATTAGTGTGATTTCCTTTCATCTCATTTTTTATATGAAGTAAGGAAGGAAAGTAACACTTAGTTGATCCCAACAGGAAAAGACATTGTCCTGGAATctttgtatatattaattttaagcTAGAAAAGCAATGCAAACTAAATatcatttttccaattttaccAACTAGGAAATAGAAGCCCAGACTGTTATGGATAATGCAATGGCGTCACAGAAAGAGTGGACAAGACACCAGAATTCTAACACAATGCTGTATGACTGCAAAATACACACTATTCTCATTGTCACACTCACTAATTCCTGTAACATATATTAAATTCATACTCAACTATCACCGactaatattttttataattttaaagtcaGATTTCTCAAGACgattttaaacaaatacttaaaaaattagcCTTTTCATTGAAACTTGATAATCTATATTGTATTATTTTAGACAgtagtttaaaataattatgtttcttttgttgttattaagCATTTATCAGTGTTAAGACCTTGAATTCAATCAGTATTTTCTGCTGATTTTAAAGGTACATATTCTCCATCTGtattgaaacaacagaaatataattttgatGTAAGTCTAGGCCAGTGACAGGATTCTTTTTATCATCCTAGAAAATTGTGTTTATCCCTCTAACAAACTCTGTactgttaattaattaaaaataaatcaattacatataataataatgagattACAAATACTGACTCTCTTTACTCCATTGTAATTCATAAATTCTGGTCAAGTGTCTCATTAAACTGGAATATGGCTTACATTATCCAGTATTTTTTGGAGAATGTACAGCACATTAAACACACTATACATTTCATTAGACATACTCTCAgtgttatttgaaattttcctcaGTCTGACCAGGGCTTTATAAAATGATCATTTACCTAATACATTCAATTATTATATTTGGCTGCGAAGTAATAAAGCTCAATAAACCTTGAACTAGGGATCAACTATAACGAGTAATGCTATCACTTctgctctttttccttctatcTGATTATCTTCATTCTCATCAGACTCCTTATGTCCTTTTATTAAATGCATTTATCTCCATTACAAATTTAATTTGTCTTATACTTACTAattgtctctcttttcctcagtttcctaatctggaAAGTGGGCTAAACAaaaggttgttgggaggattaagttAATTAATATATGTTAACAACTTAGAACACTATCTTACACAGAGcaagaatttaagaaattaagCATTGGGATTTGGTAATTATTCCACAGGTAATGGGGCTCCAGTAAAGCATCTAAGCATAATCAGATATGCATTTTAGACAACAACATAAACTATTCTTTCCAACCTTTTCACCAGTTACTCTTTCTATATCCTCCATGAGGTTAAAGACTTCTAATTATTCCCCCAATGTGCCATGTTTCTTTGTAAAATTGCGTCCTTTTTCTCATACTTTTCTGATTGcaattttcctctccctctcttttattcatttcacCCTGTGAGCCACTCCTCTTCTTGTAGTGTCTAGGTCAAAAGTAATCTCCTCTCTGACTTTTGTCTGGATTACCTCAGACAGAAATTTGCAGGTTATTTTTCTGTGCTCTCATTGTatctttctatgttttttttacatttatttttgatcGGTATCATCCAATTGTAGAATATTAGATTCataagtatattatttatttatttatttatttttggaggaagattagccctgagccacctgctgccaatcctcctcttttttgctgaggaagactgtccctgagctaacatccatgcccatcttcctctactttatacgtgggacgcctaccacagcgtggcatcccaagctgtgccacgtccgcacccggatccgaactggtgaaccccgggctgccgaagtaaaacatgcgaacttaaccactccgtcaccaggccggcccctttataagtatattattattatgactCCTGTCTCTCCCATAAGATTAAATTCTCCTCAGTATAGAATCCATAGCACAGCTAGGTATTACCATGACCCAGCCCAAAGACCGGTATTGGAAAATGCTTAATAATAGAATGATACAAGTAACTGCATAGTCTGTGTGACTTCAAGGCCATATTTTTACCTGCTGCTCTATGCTGCTTCCTAATGCTTTCATAAATATGATGctctttcttatatttattgagatttaCACAAGATGCCTAAATATCAGAGTTAAGACAAAAGAATTGTCCTTGCCATTTTTTCCCATAGCGAAATAAAAGGTTTTCTGCTCTTTGGGAAATCTTGATCATTGCTTTGCTCTTCCATGATTTTAAGATAAGACTTCAGCATAGAGAGACAGAGCAACTGTCTCTGTCCTAATCAAAAGTGGATTTCAAGTAAATTACTGCTTTTTCCAAGGGCTTGAAGATCTTGATTAACCAGATCTCAACTTCCAGAGAAACATAAAGCtatttacatttctctgtttAGTCTCaatagtttttaataaaattaacatattcatTCAGAGAAGACCTAGACGTCTTTACTCACATATGCCTAAAGAGACAAACAACCAAATTTTCGTACATCTGAAGTTTTATCATGGGTTATCATAAATTATGATATCCGGAGACACAAGCACACAGGGACTCTAATTTTTTGAATACAATGTAAAGGCTCCTTCAAGAACATTATATTAATGCTCAAGTGCATTCAAATATGCATGGATATATTTAAATAAGCTTATATTGAAAAGCACAAGCAAAACTCTCTGTTGTGCCTATTAAAACATACCCTGAAATTTTTCCTAGAATTATTAGTCTTTCTACACTTCAGGCCAGAAACCAAGGTCTGGGTGTGGAAGTGATAGAAAGATGTCGACacttttcctttagaaaatttATGCAGGAGAAATTTTATGTCCCACAAGGTTTTAGTCTGAAAATCTTTCTATACTTTCTACTCTCTCTTATCTGTACAAATTAACTAGTGTGAAGATTAactacaacaaaaataacaatggtTAATGTGACTAGGAGAATGTAGTGGGCTGgagtgttttgaaaataaaagaaatatagaaaaaaggTTGATGATGGCTTGTTCTTGCCTAATTGACCGCCTTACTAAACAGTTTTTTACCTTACTCCTAAATATTCTTCCTCTCACAAGGATTGCTATGACTGATCAACGTCTAATGTTGAGTGGGAGGGAGCTGGCTGTTCTTTGCTCACAGGTAGCTGTCTGTGGCCCCAACGCCTATCCTAGTCAACCAGCTTTAATGCTATTGTAATTCTAATTTGGAGTATCTATGAGCCTATGCTCCCTATAGTTTAGTTAATCAACAGGTGGCTATATTTCCATCAGTTATGGGAGAAAGGATCCATTTcaccttttaaatatattatatgtcTACTATATTTATTCTTAACTTTGGTAAGGATATTCAAAGAAGTAGACATTAACTCTTTGAGGATCTGATAATTCTATAAATGCAGGTGTTTGAATGTagtcctctcttctcttttcctgtccTCTATCTCTAACAACTCACCCAAATTAAAAGCAGAAAGTCATCTAGAGAGCCAGATTCTATAAGGAGCAGATGCAGCAAATGTGAGTTGAATTATACTCAACTCATAATCTCACTGGATTAAAAGGTGTAGGTGGCAGGGGACTCAGTGGCCCTCTGGGATATAAGGCTTTTTCTCAAAGTACAAGACCTAAATTGCTTTCAGGAAAAGTAATTATTGTTAACTCTCTcttaagataataaataaaaatattaatatttcccaAAGGTCTGATGACTGCTTTCAAATAGAATATATTTGcagaatataaaaggaaaaatattataaaaccatAGAACCAAGAAAAGGATTATGTTTATGTACTGAGAGGTCATCATTTTCTAGGTCCTAGGCTTGGTGTTTAAAATCCCTTCTCTTAATGATCTTCAAAACAGCCTTTGGAAATAGAAAATTACCACTAAACAGATGAGGAACCAGAGAGACGGATAGATGAAAtaatttctgtaaaatattaCAGCTAATAAAGGATGACATCAGGATCTGAATCCAGGTATCTCTGGGTCTACATTGCATCTACTTAATCACTATGTAatcaagatttaaaaatgaagtatACCTGAATTACAGTCTGTATTCCTTCTCATGCAAAGTGGCAAATTCTATGAATCATAACTGACAATATCCAAAATGACCAGCAAGTGCCTTTATAAGCAGGTCCTTGCTTTCCCTTTGGCATTACTTTCTGCTGCATAGCTTATCCTTGAGTTTCCTTGAGTCTCAACCAGTCTGGacttttttttactgtctccttTTAAGATTCTGTTTCATGTTTTTGCTTTAGCctataatattctatttctctctcccacGCCTTCCCATTTCCTACCTACTTTAAGGTTACAGATAAATGTCACTGCCTCAAGGACTTTTTTTGACATTAAATTAGGTTTATGTGTTACATTTCAACTGTACTTTGTATTCTTCTACTCTCTAGTTTATCatattggtaaatatttattaaatgactgTGATGCCAGTCTAGGTGTTTAGAATATAGTCACACAGGCTGTAATAAATATAACGCTGGGGACATCAATCTCATAAGACTAAGGTATGATTGGTGCCTTCTGGACTTATGGAATGGAAACTATGTCACTGATATCTAATACCATGCCTGACAGTAAATAGACACTTATGCAagtgttgttgaatgaatgaatgaaaggaaaagataaatcaCTTAAAATGCCCTAGGAGAATTTCAGGTTAACATTCTTTCAGGAAAGTAGTTACAACATCATCAGTGTAATTGTAATCATCATCATTATGACAAATATTCATCAAGGGCTTATTATACACCTGGAATTTTGCTAAATTCTTCATAAGTGTGATCTTTTTGTATTCACACAGACAGAAATATACACACTCACAACCTTATTAAGAAGGTGCCATTATTTGCACCATTTATATCTGACATTCTGTCTTCCAGATCTGAATTATTAAAAATTGCATCTTCCTTGTGGATTTTAGTTGCTGGTTCATTTTATCCTCTCTAAGATTGTTCTTATCTCAATTCTTCATTATATCAATAACCTGGTTTTTCAATTCCTTGATCTCCTCTTCTCGAAAGATCTTGTTCTCTATCCTGCTGCAGATATTATCTCCCATTGCAGACCCTAGATTTTATTACTAATAAACCCAAATCCTTCCATAACCTCAAATGGAAGTCATCCATTCTCCACCTACTTTCTTATAACTTTCCAGCTTGTCTCTCCAGGACTGCATCTTCAACAATTCAGTGCTATTgctggaaggggaggaagaactatcCCTCTggatccttctggctggtctaagagttACATTGACATGAGCcagaataagaagagaaaatcaaacaaaatgtgataacctgcatacatgggagaaaccctggaaaactgagtaacttccCAAAATGAGTGAGGCCACCACCTTAATTACcttcttcagctaaagacaaaggaggatgttgtgggtagtggtttggggcttcaaaggggtggaaggcaatttatctggaaatggaaaacaaatgtttgataaaaaaatgtttactgggccatctgtagacaatgtgatgagagagagagagagagaactttggaGAGAGAAAACTGTGATAAAAATCAGCTTAACAAGCTTAGCAAGGAACCTCCCAGTCTAttatacccagagttatctatgtgatagcctgtcctggggacaggccttctatcttaactTCCTTTAGGCCCTTAGGGGAAAGGTCAGAATTTCCTTTAGAAGgttttgtccttaaaaatgatcaagccaaagagatacattttggggtggccaattctgatgcCCCACGTGCTCATCTTCTTCAAATCCTCACTCCCTTATTTACCAGCATAATATCCAAGGTCAGACTCTTAGATGTGGCCGAAACTCCCTTTATTCTCTTGTAATCTTACCCTGTTGCGTATGATCAATCTTTATCAATTTTACCCTGAATTTGCATATGAAGAGTTCTGAAACAGAGACACAATTGAGATAGATTTCTTATCAAATAACCTCACAGTATATAATAAGTTCATcaactctccctctcctctttacCTTAGaatttattctagggatttgtgaTGAGAGCCAGGTCAATTGTCCTACACAAACAGCTGGACAGCCCATAGATGAAGGATGtgggaaaaaatttattttctctgcttaaaaagggaaaggaagcagtcACACAcatctctccttcccccaccatAAGTCTCTCCTTGCTCCAGCCCTTTGGTATCTAAATACAATCTCTCCAGGAATCATACAGCCTAAGTTTCTTGAAGTTATTTAACTGGGTTGAAGAAATCTCCAGGTTCTTAGGCCTCATTCCTCTTTGAAATGTGAGTACAAAAGACTTTTGCAGCTCCAGTCTTCTTGGCACATTTTGGACTTTACCTTAGTGATCCACTCGCAGTTATAGCATTTTGGCATTTGAGATGATAATCTAAAATTTCTATTATCCTTTCATATTAGAACACTTTAATGGAAAAATGGCTATATATCTATTTCTTATCGTTGTGTGACATTGTAGTGAATTTAAGAATTTTAGGGCTGatcaaggaaaaatatataaccaTGATGTAGCAGTAGTACAAACAAACTTTATTTGAGTCACGTTTTTACAGGTTTACTTGTGGGCTGGAGAAGAGAGGGTGAAAGCCTCTCACAGCATGAGACACTCCAGAGGCTATAGTCTGAGGCCACCAtccaaaaggaaggaagacaggggAACTCCTAGGAGAAGGGGGCATCTGAGGGAGCTTGCTTGTCTAGGTGATGCCACTCAGCAGCATTGACATGAAGTCTCTGGGTCCAAGGGGCCCATATATAGAGGCCATCCTGTATATTACCTAACAGACCACTCCATGCCTGCACCTGTACTAGCAAACATGGCTGGAGAAAAATATCTTCTACAACCAAGCTGCTGCTCTCACTTTAAATTCGTATTTACTATATAAATTGGGCCCCTAATATTGCATATAATTTTGAAGTCTTTTAATTTCTCACTCTCctcaaaattatttcatatgttcTCTCAACCCAAACCTCTGTCACTCTTCCCCCATCTCCACTCATAGATGATGACCTAGATTTCAATttcactgagaaaaaagaagagaagatccCATCAACACGTCTATCCACCTGTCTGCCTCTGAGCTTGTATAGTGCTACTGATTTCCTGCTACTATGAATGAACTGTCTTTGTCCTAACAAAGTCAAATTTTCAACATGTGTGATATATCCTCTCTTGTCTTGGAACTCAAATATTTTGCTCTGGCAATTTTGCATTCTTTCTCATGGGTAATCATTGTTGTCTTCCTGTGGAATTATTTCTATAATCATAAGAGCAAGCTATCCTTAAacccatcttaaaaaaaagatataatcaaatatctttagaaataattttcatgAACCACATATCTGCTAGTTATTGCCCTATTTATCTCACTCATTTTACAGGAAAACTCCTGAAATAATTGTCTATACTCACCCTCCCCAATTTACTCCTCCCataatttctaaaacacattGCAGCCAGGGCTGTCACATATGACAAGCAAGGAAACCATTTTACGATACCTGTAACTGTTATTATGTAGCTCCTAAGTGCAGAGACTATGTAAGTTTGCCAAATATTTGATCATCtcaagtgtgtatgtgtatatatgtatgtgttatgtgttttctttcttcatcatcatttacaacattttttctctttggttataaatttatacattttctctAAATTCTTGAGATGTGTGTTTAGCTCTGTTATTTGTAGCCTATATTCTTTTCTGTCACATACATTTAAATCTATGTTTTTATCTAAGCACAACTTTTATCTCCTTGATTTGTGGGCAACTCAGAAGtgtaatttttaagttttgaaacaaatggaaatcttTCACATAGCTGTTTTTGATtcttaatttaattccattgtagtaAGATAACACAAACTATAGAATTTCAATCTGTTGAAATTTGTTGAATCCACGACACAATATATGGTTAATTTTTGTAAACATCCTGTATGTGCTTGAAAAGGTAATAATAGTCTTTCTCATGATATATAGTGATTTATATACCCATTAAGTCTAATTGTTAATcatgttgttcaaatct
The Equus caballus isolate H_3958 breed thoroughbred chromosome 7, TB-T2T, whole genome shotgun sequence genome window above contains:
- the OR52S29 gene encoding olfactory receptor family 52 subfamily S member 29; the encoded protein is MGPTNKSQISPNTFLLMGIPGLEHLHAWIGIPFCSMYLVAVVGNVTILAVVRTERSLHEPMFLFLCMLSVTDLVLSTSTLPRMLCLFWFGAHDIAFDACLTQMFFIHSFTAMESGFFLSMAIDRYVAICHPLRHTTILTHARIVKMGASVVLRGVGFFTPHPILLRQLPYCRTNIIAHTYCEFMAVVKLACVDTRATKRYSLSVASVIGSCDGFFIALSYVLILHAVFRLPSREASLKALGTCGSHVCVILVLYSTAVFTFLTHRFGHNVAPQIHIFVANMYLLVPPFLNPIVYGIRTKKIRDHVLGSLRVKVA